The genomic region GGGCTCGTTTTTCCCACATATGTCCCACAGTGGGATTTTCGGAGAAGAGGCCGACGGCGCTAAGTTGTTGAAAATAATGGTGCCGGGGGACGGAATCGAACCGCCGACACGCGGATTTTCAGTCCGATTCCGCATGTATAGGCCAATCCAGTCACCCTTAGCCTGAGCGAGTTTTCTTCAGCATCCTCAGGTACTTGGGCTCGTAAGGGTTCATGGGCTCTGGAGACTCGATTTTCAGAATTCCTTCCGGTATCCTTCCGCTTTCCTTCCGGATCCGGGCCAGCCAAGCGCCGACGTTGACTTTGCCGAACACCTCCAGCCGGCCCTTGGGCGGCTCCAGCTCGTAGGCATTATCGAACTCGTCGCCCGTGGTGGACACCACCTTCTGGCGTACCAGCAGCACGCCCGACTTCACGGCCCGCTCCGCGCAACACGCGGGGGGTGCCTGGCGCAGAAGGCTGGGAACTTCTGCAACTCGCCCGCTCCGCGCATCGAGACGGTCGAAGCGGACGTCTCCCAAACCGGGCAGCAGCCAGGTCCTCAGGACGCTTACGTAATCCCGCCAGGTCGACACGCGGTAGGAGCTCTTGTGCATGCCGCGCCAGTCCTCGATGTAAGCCCGCAACTTGATCTTTCCGGGCGTCCGGTAGCTTCCGTAGGCAAGAGCTTCGGCGTCCCGATCAAGCCAGCGGCGCACCTCCCGCCACGTGTCGGCGGTAAATCGCTCCCTCTTGCCGGCGGCATCCTCCTTGAGACCGAAGGCGGCCAGAGGCGGTGGTTTCCTTGTAGTGGTGCATCCCCTGTCCGCCGCCTTTGTTTCCAAACCCCCGGCAATCCCTTCTGTCCTCCTGACAAGGATTGAGAGAAAAGCTAATCAACCAAGGGGGGGTTGCCTCTTTCGCAGCCTTGGTGCTAAGCTGCCCAAGCTTAGTCAAAGAGAATCGCTTTACCAAGAGAGAGGCTTCCCCCCATGATGATCCTCCTCGCGGTCCTACACATGGTTTTGTGGACCGCGGCTATGCTTCTATCTCCACCTGCAGACTCTTGCTCAAAGAGATTTACTTTAGACACGGATTGGCGCGGTAATTCGAATGGAGATAAACTATGAACGCGTTCTCAATGACTGTTCTTTCCTTTTTCCTCCTCCTGTCTCTATCAGCGCAGGACCCGGCGCAAGATGTCCCAGAGGTGTTCAAGGACACGCCCCGCGGCTACACGATCCAAGGCGGCGACCAACCGGTCACCACCTACACCGCGGTGCGGACCTTCCTGCGAATGCTTGAAAACCGGATTGTAATTCTGGATGAGAGGGGCGACCATCGCCCGCTGACACTGTTTGCTTCGCGATTTGGTGTGCTTGAAGGGACCAGGGCCTGGGATGCGCTTATGGAAGCTCACTCGGCTTGCAAGCCGATTCTCGACCGCAAGCTTCCCACCGAGTCGGCGGCGGCCGGCGCTAAGGTCGCACCGGAACAGGCCCAACTCGACTTCAATCGCAGAGTTGTTCTGGATCTGAAAAGGGAGTACTTGATTCTCCTAGCGGGTTTGAGGGACGACGGGGTGGATGTCGAAGCCTTCAAGCGCTTCATCAAGGAGGAGGTCAGCCGACACGTCGTGGTCGGCTCAGATGTCCCAATAGACGATCCCGCGGTCCAGCGAATGCTGGCTGTAGAAAGACTTTTCGACAATCGCTGAAAGAGAGAGGAGACGACGATGTCTAACCGATTCAGAGTTGCTGTTTTGCTGGCCCTGGCTGCGATTGTTTCCACTGGCGTGTTTGCTGACGCTGAGGCCGCAAACATGGTGCGACTTACCCTTGACACGCGGATAGAGTGCACTGCTCCGAATCAGGCGTGTGGAGAGACATTTACTTCTTCAGAAATCGTCGAGATTGACCCAGAGCACGTCGGAAAGACCCATATTATCGTTACTCGGATCTGGGTTTGCGCCGGTATACGGGGACTGTTGGATGAAAATGTGAAGCAGGGCCCAGCTCAGGAGGGTGCTTTGTTGTTGGGATACGCCACAGTTTCTCCGATCTTGGGCGATCAATTCACGGCGACGGGAGCCAAGGGCAGAGTCACAGGCGGAATCCAAAACGTTTTTTTCATGTTCGCCAGCGACCCCTTCTGCACATCGGCATTCTGTTGAACGCTGGCTGAGTACTTGACGAAGGCTTCAAGCAGGTTTTTTGTGGCCTACATCATGTTCTCTTCCCCCAATCTCAGCACTGTCATGCAGCGGCTCATTGATAACCCGGAGTGGTTCAGCTGAGCCAAGTGATTCGGCGGAGGTTCGAAGACAGAAACGCCAGCGGAGCCAGTTCGGTCGCTATCACGCTCTTCCGGTTTTCTTCCGTTTTGCACAAGCCGTGTGCAACCTCAGAGTTATCGCTCACGACATTAACCCATTGGTCAGCTTGAAGTTAGGAAGTGGTGCCGGGGGACGGAATCGAACCGCCGACACGCGGATTTTCAGTCCGCTGCTCTACCGACTGAGCTACCCCGGCTTTGGGGAAGTGACAATCATACCAGAAAATTTTTCCTCTTCAACTCCATCATCGTGAGGCTGGCAGGGGCTTTGCGGGCGGACCCGAGGACTCGGCCGCGGTGGACAGAAATGCCGCTCTGAGGCTACCATTGCAGCCTATGAAAGAAGTCGTCTACACCGACCGGGCTCCCGATCCCGTCGGGCCCTATAGCCAGGCCATCCGGGCCAACGGGTTCATCTTCATCTCGGGGCAGATCCCGCTGCTGCCCAAGAAAGACGCACCGCCTTTGGAAGGGGGTTCCGGCGAAGTGCGGAGGGTCGGAATTCAAGACCAGGCCCGGCAGGTGCTGGAAAACCTCAAAGCCATCCTGGAGGCGGCCGGAAGCTCGCTCGACAAGGTCGTCAAGACCTCCATCTTCCTCAGCGACATGGACAACTTCGGGGCCGTCAACCAGGTCTACGCCGAGTACTTCCCGCCCGATCAAAATCCGCCGGCACGGGCCACCGTCGAGGTGTCGCGCCTGCCCAAAGACGTGGACGTTGAAATCGAACTGGTGGCTTTGGAATAGATCGACGCCATGATCTATCTCGACAACAATGCGACCACGGCTGTCGATCCCAGGGTCTTCGAGGCCATGACGCCGTTCTTCCTCAGAGACTACGGCAACGCCTCTGCCGTCCACCGGGCCGGGCAGTCGGCCCGCGCCGCCATGGAAAGAGCCCGCGGTCAGGTAGCGGCGCTGCTGGGCGCCCGCTCCAGCGAAGTGGTCTTCACCAGCGGAGGAACCGAGTCCGACAACCTGGCCGTACGGGGCGTGGCGCTGCAAAGGCGCGGCCAGGGACGCCACATCATCATCTCCAGCATCGAACATCCGGCCATCATCGAGCCCTGCCGCGAGTTGGAAGAGGAAGGCTTCGAGCTGACGATCCTGCCCGTCAACCAACAGGGGCTTGTGGACCTGGGAGAACTGGACAAGGCGCTGCAAGAGCATGGCAGCGAAACCGTCCTGGTTTCGGTCATGTACGCCAATAATGAAACCGGCGTCGTCCAGCCGCTGCCCGAGATCGCGCGCAAGGCCCACGCACATGGCGCTCTGGTTCACAGCGATGCCGTCCAGGCGGTGGGAAAGATCCCGGTTCGAATGTCGGAACTTGGAGTCGACCTGCTCTCCCTGACGGGACATAAATTTCATGGTCCCAAGGGCTGCGGGGCGCTCTACGTCCGCAGCGGACTCCCACTGAAGGCCCTGATGGTGGGCGGACCCCAGGAACGCGGCTACCGCTCCGGAACCGAGAACGTCAGCGGCGCCGTGGGGGTGGGCGAAGCCTGCCGCCTGGCCCAGGAGGAACTGGAGGAGCGCGCCTTGCGCATGGCCCACCTGCGCGACCGGCTGGAGCAGGGCATTCTCGAGTCGATTCCCGATACCGTCGTCAACGGCCTGCCTGACAAGCGCCTGCCCCAGACCGCCAACGTCAGCTTTCTGGGGGTGGAAGGCGAATCGCTGATGATGGCCCTCGATCTTGAGGGAGTGGCGGTTTCCACCGGGGCGGCCTGCCATGGCGGCAGTCACTCCGGTTCTCACGTGCTGCGGGCCATGAACCTCGATAAAGCGGCCCTGCAAGGCGCCATCCGCTTCAGCCTGGGTACTGAAACCACGGAAGACGAGATCGATACGGTTCTGGAAATGTTGCCCTCCATGGTGAAACGCTTGCGGCGGACGGCCGCACGTCATTCTTAAGATCGAATTCATGAAGCTGGTTTCCTGGAACATCAACGGTGTCCGCTCGGCGGAGCGTCAGGGATTTTTGGAGTGGTTCGAAGACTACCAGCCCGATGTCCTCTGCTTGCAGGAAGTCAAGGCCTTTCCCGAGCAGCTCTCCCACGAACTGGAGCATCCGCTGGGCTATCACTCGGTTTGGCATCCGGCCCGAAGAGGCGGCTACAGCGGGGTGGCCACCATCTCCCGCCGTCCGCCCCTCAACGTGCAGATGGGCTTGGGGGTCAAGGCTTTCGACAGGGAGGGACGGGTGCTGCTGACCGAGTATCCCGGCTTCACGGTCATCAACGCCTACTTTCCCAACAGCCGCCACGACCATTCGCGGCTGGGATACAAGTTGCGCTTCTGCCGGGCCATCCGCAGGCTTTGCGACCGCATACGCAAGGACGGAGGCCACGTTGTCCTGTGCGGCGATTACAACATCGCCCACACCGAGATCGACCTGCGCAACCCCAAGCAGAACAGAAAGAATCCCGGCTTCTTGCCCGAGGAGCGGGCCTGGATGGACACTTTTCTCTCCCGTTGTTACGCCGATCCCTTTCGACTCCAGCATCCGGGTGAGGAAGGGCTCTATACTTGGTGGACCTACCGGTTCGGGGCCCGCGAGCGCAACATCGGGTGGCGGATTGACTATCACTGCGTAAACCGTGAGTTCATGGATCGGGTAGAGAGGGCCGATCACTTGCGGGAGGTTTATGGGTCGGATCATTGTCCGGTGGTGTTGGAGGTGAGGGATTGAAGGAGTCTGCTACCACTACTCGTCCCAAACGTAGCGGAGCCTGGGACGTTGAGCGCATCCGCAGCCGTTTCCCGGCTCTCAGCGAAGACTTCGGCGGACGTCCCGCCGTCTTTTTCGACAACCCTGCCGGGACCCAGGTGCCGGAAAGCGTGATCGACGCCATGGTCGATTACTTGCGCCGCCGCAACGCCAACTCCGACGGCGTCTTCGAGACCAGCCGCAGGACCAACGAGGTGATCGACCAAGCTCACCAGGCGGCGGCCGATTTGCTGGGATGCCGTCCTCAGGAGGTGGCCTACGGCGCCAACATGACCACCTTGACCTTCCACCTCTCCCGCTCACTGGCCCATGAAATCGGCCCCGGAGACGAAATCGTTCTCAGCCGCCTGGACCATGACGCCAATGTGGCGCCCTGGATGCTGCTGGCGCGCGACACCGGAGCCACCCTGCGCTGGATCGACTTTGATCCCCAGGACTGCACCCTCGATCTGGAGCAGGCCGCTTCCCTCATCAACTCGAAGACGCGCCTGCTGGCGGTGGGCTACGCCTCCAACGCCTCGGGCACCGTCCACGACGTCCGCCGCCTGGCGGACTGGGCCCGCCAGGCCGGCGCCCTGAGCTTCGTGGACGCCGTCCACTACGCGCCCCACGGTCCCATCGACGTGAAGGAGATCGGCTGCGACTTCCTGGCTTGCAGTCCCTACAAGTTCTTCGGCCCCCACAGCGGACTGCTCTACGGGAAACGCGAGCTGCTGGAGCGGTTGCCGGCCTACAAAGTGCGTCCCGCTTCGGACGCCTTGCCCGAGCGCTGGGAAACCGGCACGCTCAGCCACGAAGCCATGGCCGGAGTCACGGCGGCCATCGACTATCTGGCCTCGCTCAGCGTCGATTTCGGCAGCGCCCCTCCCGAGGCCTCGCGGCGCAGCCGCCTGCTGGAGTCCTGGCGCCTCATACAGGCCTGGGAAAAGGGCCTCATCCGCCGCCTCATGGAGGGCCTGACGGCGATACCCTCTCTGACCCTTTACGGCATCTTCGACCCCCAGCGCATCCAGGAAAGGGTCTGCACCTTCATCCTCCGCCATCCGGACCATGACCCCCTGCAATTGGCCAAGCGCCTGGCCCGACACAATATCTTCGCCTGGGACGGAGACTACTACGCCTTGGAGCCGGCGCGCCGGCTGGGCGTGGACGACAAAGGCGGATGGCTGCGCATCGGCCTGGTCCACTACAACACGCCCGCCGAAATCGACAGGTTCTTGGAAGTGTTGGATTCGGCTTGATCCTGCTCCTCGGAGGCCTCCTCCAAGACTTGCAGGAAGGCCTCGCCGTACTTGTCCAGCTTGGTCTGGCCCACGCCCGTGATGGTGAGCATTTCGGGCAGCGATTGAGGACGGCGCGACACCATTTCGGCCAGGGCCGTGTCGTGAAAGATGACGTAGGGAGGGACGTTCTGGCGGCGGGCCAGTTTTAGCCTGAGGTCGCGCAGGGCCTCCCATAGGCTTTGATTCTCGGGGGTTTCCTCGAAGGTGGCCTGGGGACGCGCCTTCGAAGCCGAGGCGGCGCGTCCCGAGGGGTCGCGGCGGGCCTGAAAGGGCTCTTCTCCCCGCAGCACCGGCGCCGCCGCGGCGGTGAGCTGCAGCCCTCCGTAGCCCTCCAGATCGACCCGCAGCAACCCGCCGGCCACCATCTGGCGGAAGAGCGAACTCCATTCCTTCTTGCTCAGATCGGCTCCCACTCCGAAGGTGGGAAGGCGGTCGTGGCCGAAGCGGGGGATGCGCTCGTTGGGCGTTCCCCGCAACACGTCGATCAGGTAGCCGGCCCCGAAGCGCTGTCCCGTGCGGTAGACGCAGGAGAGGGCTTTCTGGGCCTCCTGGCTGCCGTCGTAGGTCTCTACCGGCACCAGGCAGGTGTCGCAGTTGCCGCACTTTTCGGGCAGGTCTTCACCGAAGTAGTCGAGCAGCACCTGGCGGCGGCAGCGGGCCGTTTCGCAATAGGCCAGCAGGGTATTGAGGCGCTGCATTTCCATGCGCTTGTGGCTGTCCTCGGCCTGGGACGCCTCCAGCATGGCGCGGATGCGCACCACGTCAGCCATGCCGTAGGCCATCCAGGCGTTTGCGGGGAGGCCGTCGCGTCCGGCCCGGCCGGTTTCCTGGTAGTACGACTCCAGGCTTTTGGGCAGGTCGAGATGGGCCACGAAGCGGACGTTGGACTTGTCGATGCCCATCCCGAAGGCGATGGTGGCCACCATGATGACGCCGTCCTGACCCTGAAAGATGTCCTGGTTGCGCTGTCTTTGGACGGCTCCCATACCGGCGTGGTAAGGCAAGGCCCGCAGCCCTTTTTCGCTCAGCCAGGAGGCGGTTTCGTCGACGCTGCGGCGGGAAAGGCAGTAGACGATGCCCGCTTCGCCGGGGTGATTGCCTTGGATGAAGCTCAAAAGCTGCTGCTTGGGACTGTTCTTGAGCACCACGCTGTAGCGGATGTTGGGGCGGTCGAATCCGGCCACGAAACGTCGCGCCTCCTGCAATCCCAGGCGCTCGACGATGTCCTTGCGGGTGGGGCCGTCGGCGGTGGCGGTGGTGGCGATGCGGGGCACGCCGGGATAGCGTTCCTTGAGCTGGTCGAGCTGCAGGTATTCGGGGCGGAAGTCGTGTCCCCATTGGGAGACGCAGTGGGCCTCGTCGATGGCGAAAAGGGCGATCTCGATCTCGTCCAGAAGCTCCAGAAAGGGCTCGGTGAGCAGGCGCTCCGGTGCCACGTAGAGCAGGTCGATCCGGCTCTCGCGCACGGCCCGCTGGATCTGATAGGACTCCGAGGGCGTGAGCGAAGAGTTGAGGAAGGCGGCGTCGACTCCCATCTGGCGGAGCGCCGCCACCTGGTCTTTCATGAGCGCGATCAGCGGCGAAGCCACCACTGCCGTCCCTGGCCGGATGAGGGCGGGGAGCTGGTAGCAGAGCGACTTTCCGCCTCCCGTGGGCATCAGCACCAGCGCATCGCCGCCATCGCTGACATGGTCGATGATGGCCTCTTGTTCTCCCCTGAAGGAGGGAAAGCCGAAAACCGTCCGCAGAATGTCGCGCGCTTGATCTGACATAACCGCCTCTCTCGACCATGAGCTTAGCGCGCCCCCCTGTCGCATCTTCTCTCCTTCAAAAGAGGCGAAGCTGGCGGGGGCGGCCTTCTTCTTCATTCTCGAAGTTGGAAAGACCCACTCCGATGAGGCGGATGGCGCGGCCCTCCTGGCGGTAGCGGCGCAGCAGGTCGATGGCCGTGGAGACGATAATCTCGGCTTCGGCGGTGGGGAAGCGGCTGGAGACCTGACGCGTGATCGTGGTGAAATCCTGGTAGCGGAGCTTGAGGGTGATGGTCTTCCCTTCCAGTCCGCCCTTGCGCAGCCGTTGAGCCACCTTTTCCCCCAGCTTGGCCAGGGTTTTCTCCAGCACTTGGGCATCGCTCTCGTCCTGGGGAAAGGTGGTTTCCTGACTGACCGACTTGGTTTCGTGCCGGGTCACCACGGGTCTCTCGTCGATCCCGCGAGCCAGTTTGTAAAGCTGGCTCCCGAACTTCCCCAGCAACTCGGTCAGACGTTCCCGATCGAGGGCTCTCAGTTGCAGAATCGTATCGACCCCCATCTTTTGCAGACGTTGGGCCGTCTTGGGCCCCACGCCCCAGATGCGCGAAGTGGGCAGGGGATCGAGGAAGGCCTGCACCTCCTGAGGAGTCACCATGTGGAGTCCGTTGGGTTTGCGAAAATCGGAGGCGATCTTGGCCACCAGCTTGCAGGGGCCGATTCCCACCGAAGCGGTCAGCCATTCCGCCTGGTAGATCTGGCGCTTGAGGCGGGCCCCGAGTTGCAGGGCCTGGCGCGGGCTCTCCACTTGGCGGCTGACGTCGAGAAAGGCTTCGTCGATGGAGATGGGCTCCACCAGCGGCGTCAGATTGCGGAAGATCTCGCGGATGCGGCGCGACACCTCGCGGTAGGCAGTGAAGTCAGGCCTCAGGTAGACGCCGTCGGGACAGGCTCTCCAGGCTTGCGAGATGGGCATGGCCGAGTGGATGCCGAACTGGCGCGCTTCATAACTGCAAGCCGCCACCACGCCGCGTCCCCGCCCCTGCTTGGGATCGGAGCCCACGATCACCGGCTTTCCCTTGTACTTGGGTTCGCGGCGCTGCTCGACCGAGGCGTAAAAGGCATCCATATCGACGTGGAACAGAGTGCGCTGCATCTTCACCTATATTACAGTGCCTGTCAAGGAAAAGGCCGACCGGGTCACTTGCCAGGAGAAGCCCTGAGGACGTACCTTTATAGATTATGGCTGAGTCGGCTCAAGCTTTAGAAACGACTCGCTTGGAGTCCACCTACCGGGTCGATTTGCGTACCTCGCCTCCTGACGTCTTCGAGGACATCTCCTCCACCGACTGGGCCAAGCTGGACTGGAAGCAGGTGGGGCGGCCTTATCAGGTGCCCGCCAATTCCAGCCGGCGAGCCCAATGGGAGTCGCAAGAGGGACGCGAGATGCCCATCCCGGTGCAGTGGGAGCATTTCAACCGCGACTTCCACAGCCTCTTCGCGGCCGATTCCGAAACCCGCAAGCCCGAATTATGGCGGCGCTTCTGGGGACGGGTGGGACGCTTGCGGCTGGCCCAGGCCCGCCAGGCGGCCGCCGAGCTGCTGCGGCTCAAGGTGTGGAATCAGGTCCACCGGGTCGACGACGCCGTGTGGGATCCGCGCGGAAAGCGCGCGCTCTTTGAGGGCCTTGACGTCAAGCGTCCGCGGGTGCTTTTCCTGGGGGCCGCCGACGGATACGAGGCCATGCAGCTTCTGGCTCAGTATCCGGGAGGCGAAGCCGTTCTGGTTGACTACGACGACTTCTGCCGCACTCACCGCTTCGGACGCTTTCCCGAAGGCTACCCTTTTCTGGGACGCGATCCCGCCACGGGCGGATGGAAGAGCTACCGCCGCCAGGACATGAACATCGAGTTCGAGGTCAGCGACATCCGCGACCTCAAGTACGGACGCGAGTTCGACATCGTGCTCAGCGTCGGGCTGATCGAGCACTTTCCCGACGACTACAAGGAAACCGTCTTCGACTTCCATCGCCGCTTCCTCAAGCCGGGCGGCTATTCCATCATGACCACCCCGCGCCGCCAGTGGCGCTCGAAGGCTTTCTACGTCCTCATGGCCGACCTTATGAACTACGGCTACCGCGAGCTGATGGACGCCCGCCAGTTGGGCTACTACGCCTACGAAAACGGCTTCGAGGTGCTGCGCTGCGGACACATCAAGGCCCACAACGGAGTCATTGCTCGCCGGCGCTGAGGACAGCTCGGCTCGGCAACTACCAACGGCTTCGCAACTACCAACTTCCAAGGACCAATTCACAAGAGGGACTTGTACCGGGCCCGCGAGAGGACCCGGTGCTTGGAAGTTTGAGCGAAGGTCGCGTATCCTGTCTCTCTAAAGCAAGACCAGGAGAAAAGAAACATGACCGTGGTAGCCGAGCGCACCCAAGCCATTCTTAACAAGCTGCGACTGAAGGACGTCAATCCCGGAGCCTGCACGGGAGCGGACGGCTGGATCGAGGAGGGCGGCAAAGAGATCGTCTCCTACAACCCGGCCACCGGCCAGCGCATCGCCTCGGTCATCGAGTCCTCGCCCGAGGTCTATGAGCGCGTGGTGGAGGCGGCTTCCCGGCGTTTTCAGTCCTGGAGACGGGTTCCCGCCCCCAAGCGCGGCGAAGTGGTGCGGGATTTGGGAAACGCCCTTCGCGAACTGAAGGAGCCGCTGGGAGAACTGGTGACCCTGGAGATGGGCAAGATCAGGGCCGAGGGACTTGGCGAAGTGCAGGAGATGATCGACATCTGCGACTTCGCCGTGGGCCAGTCGCGCCAGCTCTACGGGCTGAGCATGCATTCCGAACGTCCCGATCACCGCATGTACGAGCAGTGGCATCCCATGGGCGTGGCGGGCATCATCACGGCCTTCAATTTCCCGGTGGCGGTATGGTGCTGGAACTCGGCCATTGCCGCCATCTGCGGCGACACCATGGTGTGGAAGCCCTCCGAGGTCACGCCATTGTGCGCCGTCGCCGTCCAGCACATCGCCAATCGCGTCATGGCCGATCACGGGCTGGAGGGGGTCTTTACCTTCGTGACGGGAGGTGGTGGCCTGGGCCGGCGCATGGTCGAGGACCGGCGCCTTCCATTGCTCAGCTTCACCGGCTCGGTGAGCACCGGACGCAAGGTAGCTCAAGGGGTGGCCGCCCGCCTGGGACGCACCATCCTGGAACTGGGCGGAAACAACGCCATCATCGTCTCCCGCCACGCCAATCTCGATTTGGCTGTCCGCGCCATCCTCTTCGGCGCGGTGGGGACGGCCGGCCAGCGCTGCACCACCACCCGGCGCATCTTCATGCAGCGCGAGATCGCTCCCCAATTGACCGAACGGCTCGTTGAAGCCTACAAGCAGGTCTCCATCGGCGATCCTCTTGAGGAATCGACCCTCATGGGTCCGCTTTCCACGCCGGCCGCCATGGAGGGCATGAGGTCGGCCCTGCGCCAGATCGGCGAGCAGGGCGGCGAAGTCCTTTGCGGGGGCCGTCCTCTGCCTGACAAAGGCCCCCAGTTCGTCGAGCCCGCCATCGTCAAGGCTCCTCAGCAGTTGCCCATCGTCTGCGAAGAGACTTTCGCGCCTATCCTCTATCTGATGGAGTACGACACGCTGGAGCAAGCCATCGAGATGCACAACGCCGTTCCCCAGGGTCTCTCCAGCGCCATCTTCAGCGACAGGGTTCAAGAGGTGGAGCGTTTTCTTTCCTCCTTGGGTTCGGATTGCGGCATCGCCAACGCCAACATCGGCACCAGCGGGGCCGAGATCGGCGGCGCCTTCGGAGGCGAAAAGGACACCGGCGGCGGACGCGAAGCCGGTTCCGACGCCTGGAAGTCCTACATGCGCCGCCAGACCACCACCATCAACTGGTCCAGCGAATTGCCTCTGGCCCAGGGCATCGAATTCGGCTCCGATTGACCTGATCTGACGACCTCCGCTGGACGGTCCCCGTCTCCGCTCAGCGGCGTAAATGTGATCACTCTCACAAAAAAATATTGCTCTTTGGGCGATTCTAGTTAATGCCAGAAGAGGCTTTACCCCGCTACCGGGGACAGGCCTGTCGCGCAAAG from Acidobacteriota bacterium harbors:
- the recQ gene encoding DNA helicase RecQ gives rise to the protein MSDQARDILRTVFGFPSFRGEQEAIIDHVSDGGDALVLMPTGGGKSLCYQLPALIRPGTAVVASPLIALMKDQVAALRQMGVDAAFLNSSLTPSESYQIQRAVRESRIDLLYVAPERLLTEPFLELLDEIEIALFAIDEAHCVSQWGHDFRPEYLQLDQLKERYPGVPRIATTATADGPTRKDIVERLGLQEARRFVAGFDRPNIRYSVVLKNSPKQQLLSFIQGNHPGEAGIVYCLSRRSVDETASWLSEKGLRALPYHAGMGAVQRQRNQDIFQGQDGVIMVATIAFGMGIDKSNVRFVAHLDLPKSLESYYQETGRAGRDGLPANAWMAYGMADVVRIRAMLEASQAEDSHKRMEMQRLNTLLAYCETARCRRQVLLDYFGEDLPEKCGNCDTCLVPVETYDGSQEAQKALSCVYRTGQRFGAGYLIDVLRGTPNERIPRFGHDRLPTFGVGADLSKKEWSSLFRQMVAGGLLRVDLEGYGGLQLTAAAAPVLRGEEPFQARRDPSGRAASASKARPQATFEETPENQSLWEALRDLRLKLARRQNVPPYVIFHDTALAEMVSRRPQSLPEMLTITGVGQTKLDKYGEAFLQVLEEASEEQDQAESNTSKNLSISAGVL
- a CDS encoding aldehyde dehydrogenase family protein — encoded protein: MTVVAERTQAILNKLRLKDVNPGACTGADGWIEEGGKEIVSYNPATGQRIASVIESSPEVYERVVEAASRRFQSWRRVPAPKRGEVVRDLGNALRELKEPLGELVTLEMGKIRAEGLGEVQEMIDICDFAVGQSRQLYGLSMHSERPDHRMYEQWHPMGVAGIITAFNFPVAVWCWNSAIAAICGDTMVWKPSEVTPLCAVAVQHIANRVMADHGLEGVFTFVTGGGGLGRRMVEDRRLPLLSFTGSVSTGRKVAQGVAARLGRTILELGGNNAIIVSRHANLDLAVRAILFGAVGTAGQRCTTTRRIFMQREIAPQLTERLVEAYKQVSIGDPLEESTLMGPLSTPAAMEGMRSALRQIGEQGGEVLCGGRPLPDKGPQFVEPAIVKAPQQLPIVCEETFAPILYLMEYDTLEQAIEMHNAVPQGLSSAIFSDRVQEVERFLSSLGSDCGIANANIGTSGAEIGGAFGGEKDTGGGREAGSDAWKSYMRRQTTTINWSSELPLAQGIEFGSD
- a CDS encoding RidA family protein, producing MKEVVYTDRAPDPVGPYSQAIRANGFIFISGQIPLLPKKDAPPLEGGSGEVRRVGIQDQARQVLENLKAILEAAGSSLDKVVKTSIFLSDMDNFGAVNQVYAEYFPPDQNPPARATVEVSRLPKDVDVEIELVALE
- the dinB gene encoding DNA polymerase IV, giving the protein MQRTLFHVDMDAFYASVEQRREPKYKGKPVIVGSDPKQGRGRGVVAACSYEARQFGIHSAMPISQAWRACPDGVYLRPDFTAYREVSRRIREIFRNLTPLVEPISIDEAFLDVSRQVESPRQALQLGARLKRQIYQAEWLTASVGIGPCKLVAKIASDFRKPNGLHMVTPQEVQAFLDPLPTSRIWGVGPKTAQRLQKMGVDTILQLRALDRERLTELLGKFGSQLYKLARGIDERPVVTRHETKSVSQETTFPQDESDAQVLEKTLAKLGEKVAQRLRKGGLEGKTITLKLRYQDFTTITRQVSSRFPTAEAEIIVSTAIDLLRRYRQEGRAIRLIGVGLSNFENEEEGRPRQLRLF
- a CDS encoding cysteine desulfurase-like protein — translated: MKESATTTRPKRSGAWDVERIRSRFPALSEDFGGRPAVFFDNPAGTQVPESVIDAMVDYLRRRNANSDGVFETSRRTNEVIDQAHQAAADLLGCRPQEVAYGANMTTLTFHLSRSLAHEIGPGDEIVLSRLDHDANVAPWMLLARDTGATLRWIDFDPQDCTLDLEQAASLINSKTRLLAVGYASNASGTVHDVRRLADWARQAGALSFVDAVHYAPHGPIDVKEIGCDFLACSPYKFFGPHSGLLYGKRELLERLPAYKVRPASDALPERWETGTLSHEAMAGVTAAIDYLASLSVDFGSAPPEASRRSRLLESWRLIQAWEKGLIRRLMEGLTAIPSLTLYGIFDPQRIQERVCTFILRHPDHDPLQLAKRLARHNIFAWDGDYYALEPARRLGVDDKGGWLRIGLVHYNTPAEIDRFLEVLDSA
- a CDS encoding class I SAM-dependent methyltransferase, translated to MESTYRVDLRTSPPDVFEDISSTDWAKLDWKQVGRPYQVPANSSRRAQWESQEGREMPIPVQWEHFNRDFHSLFAADSETRKPELWRRFWGRVGRLRLAQARQAAAELLRLKVWNQVHRVDDAVWDPRGKRALFEGLDVKRPRVLFLGAADGYEAMQLLAQYPGGEAVLVDYDDFCRTHRFGRFPEGYPFLGRDPATGGWKSYRRQDMNIEFEVSDIRDLKYGREFDIVLSVGLIEHFPDDYKETVFDFHRRFLKPGGYSIMTTPRRQWRSKAFYVLMADLMNYGYRELMDARQLGYYAYENGFEVLRCGHIKAHNGVIARRR
- a CDS encoding exodeoxyribonuclease III, whose protein sequence is MKLVSWNINGVRSAERQGFLEWFEDYQPDVLCLQEVKAFPEQLSHELEHPLGYHSVWHPARRGGYSGVATISRRPPLNVQMGLGVKAFDREGRVLLTEYPGFTVINAYFPNSRHDHSRLGYKLRFCRAIRRLCDRIRKDGGHVVLCGDYNIAHTEIDLRNPKQNRKNPGFLPEERAWMDTFLSRCYADPFRLQHPGEEGLYTWWTYRFGARERNIGWRIDYHCVNREFMDRVERADHLREVYGSDHCPVVLEVRD
- a CDS encoding cysteine desulfurase family protein, producing MIYLDNNATTAVDPRVFEAMTPFFLRDYGNASAVHRAGQSARAAMERARGQVAALLGARSSEVVFTSGGTESDNLAVRGVALQRRGQGRHIIISSIEHPAIIEPCRELEEEGFELTILPVNQQGLVDLGELDKALQEHGSETVLVSVMYANNETGVVQPLPEIARKAHAHGALVHSDAVQAVGKIPVRMSELGVDLLSLTGHKFHGPKGCGALYVRSGLPLKALMVGGPQERGYRSGTENVSGAVGVGEACRLAQEELEERALRMAHLRDRLEQGILESIPDTVVNGLPDKRLPQTANVSFLGVEGESLMMALDLEGVAVSTGAACHGGSHSGSHVLRAMNLDKAALQGAIRFSLGTETTEDEIDTVLEMLPSMVKRLRRTAARHS